Proteins co-encoded in one Aspergillus fumigatus Af293 chromosome 6, whole genome shotgun sequence genomic window:
- a CDS encoding CCDC90 family protein, with product MASPRLPILYPHFMRAIRTCEPSTYRTIRGRPHSRSFHASRYRGQEAYHRRYGPAAEANLPPPSKPREELSKEQVSKTPAVKDGNHKLEQSRSQDGTKGDVLDASHKEDDDPKAAQSHESQSPNDSQTQEESELDLDDPDIHAVSPVSTERPSQDRHKPNSLSDNPLEGVLHMPSPSSPLTPTETSRSDTKPHLAPVPYVHHFDTYSLVCDLSKGGFTEAQSITIMKAIRTILHKHLDIARQSLTSKSDVENETYLFKAACSELQSSLQTARNSEMQRQRAARAQLEHEADILSQRLNQELAGLKDDIKGMFNDHKMATREQQRSIDTSVQELNYKITVSLNSDGKSEIEGLRWILTRRAAMAVATSAFMIIIFLKYYSVRKAQEAAEKKKAASAKETTEKRVFQEAAPPPTLPAAPEIIISESLG from the exons ATGGCTTCCCCACGGCTACCAATTCTGTATCCGCATTTTATGCGCGCGATTAGAACATGCGAACCCTCCACGTACCGCACGATTCGGGGTCGCCCACATAGTCGTTCATTTCATGCCAGTCGATATCGCGGTCAGGAAGCATATCACCGGCGCTATGGCCCTGCCGCTGAGGCTAACTTGCCTCCTCCGTCGAAACCTAGGGAAGAGTTGTCCAAAGAGCAAGTGTCTAAAACACCAGCGGTGAAGGACGGCAATCACAAACTTGAGCAATCGCGGTCACAAGATGGTACCAAGGGCGATGTTCTGGACGCTTCACataaggaggatgatgaccCAAAAGCAGCGCAATCTCATGAGAGCCAGTCTCCGAATGACTCACAGACGCAGGAGGAGTCCGAGCTCGACCTTGACGACCCTGACATCCATGCAGTCTCCCCAGTTTCCACCGAACGTCCAAGCCAAGATCGGCATAAACCTAATTCCCTCAGCGATAATCCACTTGAAGGTGTACTTCATATGCCTTCACCTTCGTCGCCCTTAACCCCTACAGAAACATCTCGTTCCGATACTAAACCGCACCTGGCTCCTGTCCCGTATGTCCATCACTTCGATACCTACTCCCTCGTCTGCGACTTATCAAAAGGCGGCTTCACGGAAGCGCaatccatcaccatcatGAAGGCTATACGGACTATCTTGCATAAGCATCTAGACATTGCCAGACAAAGCCTGACTTCTAAATCCGATGTGGAGAACGAGACCTATCTGTTCAAAGCGGCCTGTTCGGAGCTCCAGTCTTCCCTCCAAACAGCTCGAAATTCCGAAATGCAGAGGCAGCGTGCGGCCAGAGCACAATTAGAACACGAGGCGGATATTCTTTCCCAGCGCCTGAACCAGGAGCTTGCGGGATTGAAAGACGACATTAAGGGAATGTTCAATGACCACAAGATGGCGACTCGAGAACAGCAACGGAGCATTGATACATCGGTTCAGGAACTCAATTACAAAATTACTGTTTCTTTGAACAGCGACGGCAAAAGTGAAATTGAAGGTCTCCGGTGGATTCTGACCAGGAGGGCTGCCATGGCTGTTGCTACGAGTGCCT TCATGATCATTATTTTCCTCAAGTACTACTCTGTGCGCAAAGCGCaggaagctgctgagaagaaaaaagcgGCCTCCGCCAAAGAAACCACTGAGAAGAGAGTTTTTCAAGAAGCCGCCCCACCACCAACGCTACCAGCTGCCCCGGAGATCATTATCAGTGAGTCCCTCGGCTGA
- a CDS encoding AP-1 complex accessory protein LAA1, with product MSSSENATTPAASDNAAPRAELDITKLHALPSEQQDLYLLTFTSDLVQYISDLDSASVSLQQKSLKKELFKILTLSSPTITRVIRNNLGRSFGAILGKGDRGILFETVTDLLAILNAGKNEAELKTKFAAAHCLGEVFAVAGESVFAQSGTVASGLLKLLKSSSNHTGLRGSTFAILRKVVVGAGVPVDEGTARDIWKQARNAATSDKSTFVQVHACRCLEQLVKTTPFFDNANDFDHLKTLIWKVIDSNVAPVRHAAAACLAQALVKLHASDARVTAVPKPKKMKRQSKKPAPRPGEDDDEAEVSEPSVSKKAEPGLYFLLPDLLRQLSTQYMKSTTSNRARAGIAACYKYVLRSLGDKLVEERYGQIANHLLFELLNHPTVTYNRFRLLMTRRFVKGILEETVGRETLRENSQLNAAKWLINEILKDYPQVLQERREPSKYTLASTLSALSSLISSLGSAFGAMAEACREALLQVLPHPSYTVQIHAAHCLRNFVLACPHQLISCVTICLNSLSREIGQLSTPRQAPRRCVGYANGLSAMLSTSRLQPLYGSVDVFSRVFTQATDLLKTSGKSELRAASTQVQVAWILIGGLMPLGPSFVKIHLSQLMLLWKNALPKHLGKDNIAQRGYLEMSFLAHVRECALGSLLVFMDFNSKLITADGARRIAAMLQNTIEFLDDLPRQKSVADLSQRLQPSLQLHDLTTMVRRRVLQCFSKLIDVHPLSHADVISQTTLLSLSISSFADPEYTQPAPLESSIAAATAQFETLWELCDNFGFGVTGLARQYIRATLSGKQDNENGPAWSAVDLSDQDIDDALTFPICQASEHDSLLLYSSRSERDSVLADPHATGVVNAAIELFAVAIPLYAPKVQESTMEQIATFLSSQSLQRNPGRKAAMIVNIAVALLHALKIAAKDSGSASGRLSPVTEKVLQELLQKFVVDADPIVRTIGAEALGRLCDGAGNTLMTTQVNWLVDTIVDNREPNARAGCAAALGCIHAQVGGMAAGLHLKTIVGVLMSLCNDPHPVVHFWALGGLERVANSAGLTFSPFVSSALGMLAQLYNADTHNEEAASLATSNIEMTFLTPVVISRCVDSLINVLGPDLQDITKTRNLILTLLRQFQLEDNPALVTESSKCLDHMSLYAPGFVDFSGFVTRLQNELSAGNPLMRDVAIRALSNLMKRDATSVLRAATPDLEEQIWLAYDDTPDNLVLKNMILDWLQHTALTETEQWIQRCQNTLTKTRLKVEDIPPTSAVKTAVNDMPDDEVAGFAYAIAGAGQSETVNETVTGQELLKWQTRNFVMSCLSQLLATVQEAILPDQTIPAELALQHKVGDIVRMAFSASTANVVELRVWGLKIIDQVLKMFGKTPDPDFAEASLLEQYQAQIGSALTPAFAADSSPELASEAINVSATFIATGIVTNVERMGRILKVLVLGLENFSSKCKVEVFLKVCSPSPENPDTTEFGDLKGLNSNAKVMVKMALFAAWARLQIASIDQDYLNEVVQPYLATLTPLWLSSLQEYARLRFEPDISGSLGTGPQSTNLDEVYAALNRETLLKFYQDSWLSLVDAIAGLVEKDIDFVFDALDGKTTEPKDREEEKANMPNGKAVDKKHDINYRDEPVAFFFVLFGLAFEALVDQSTTPSQRLDILQALKRILRPVISGNAIYQDAIFSETMDTFDRLALTEGTPIQTVIVEIARNLSLDHPSAKAGDARSDHLSDDIEQLFELTRSIILVLAGLLPNLGENTSVARFNVTSDDSLSLIRLVLSSLVQVASIFPSIIRNDLNACILHIFTTILATGLCQAEVVPQALPTFKHFIHGIIHPKASVSDEAQDLAIVSHQLRGCLTRFLTTLTIAQRRESESSLPCAKNTLLAITILLTTGGHILPPQDPAIPRVLNELLDCLQDVGLANVAAGCIRSILLTSTSRSPTNDLIAKYLLPRLIAFLVGCPLDKGEIPSDPENSRTVIARTLVSYATSATFAASELPTAFSIVMSALLARAKRESYPVYRETAAHLLELARADQATFRALVASMKPDQKGLLEEILRSSDPGTGAGAGRAETNGAQSEASQSMPSIALRLDF from the exons ATGTCTTCTTCTGAAAACGCAACAACACCTGCTGCTTCCGACAATGCGGCCCCTCGTGCGGAGCTGGACATCACCAAGCTCCATGCGCTTCCCTCCGAACAGCAGGACCTCTATCTTCTCACCTTCACTTCGGACTTGGTGCAATATATCTCGGACCTAGATTCGGCGAGTGTATCATTGCAACAgaagtccttgaagaaggaactATTCAAGATATTGACCCTCTCGTCGCCAACGATCACTCGTGTTATCCGGAACAACCTTGGCCGCTCTTTTGGCGCTATACTTGGCAAAGGGGATCGGGGGATACTCTTCGAAACAGTAACCGACCTTCTTGCTATACTGAATGCAGGCAAAAATGAGGCGGAGCTCAAGACGAAGTTCGCCGCGGCTCACTGTTTGGGAGAGGTCTTTGCAGTCGCCGGAGAGAGTGTGTTTGCGCAATCAGGAACTGTGGCATCGGGCTTGCTCAAACTGTTAAAGTCTTCCAGTAACCATACAGGACTTCGGGGATCAACTTTTGCGATCTTGCGCAAGGTTGTCGTTGGTGCTGGAGTTCCCGTTGACGAAGGGACGGCGCGGGATATCTGGAAGCAGGCTCGCAATGCCGCAACCAGTGACAAGTCCACCTTTGTCCAGGTCCACGCATGCCGCTGTCTCGAACAGTTGGTGAAAACAACACCTTTCTTCGATAATGCGAACGACTTTGATCATTTGAAGACTTTGATTTGGAAAGTCATTGACAGCAATGTTGCACCTGTCAGACACGCTGCTGCGGCTTGTCTGGCGCAAGCCTTGGTGAAATTGCACGCCTCAGATGCACGGGTCACAGCCGTTCCCAAGCCtaagaagatgaagagacagTCTAAAAAGCCCGCGCCGAGACCCggagaggacgacgacgaggctGAAGTTTCCGAGCCCTCGGTTTCCAAAAAGGCAGAGCCCGGTTTATACTTCCTCCTGCcggatcttcttcgccaactTTCCACTCAATATATGAAAAGCACAACGTCCAATCGCGCACGAGCCGGTATTGCTGCATGTTACAAATATGTTCTGCGCAGCCTAGGCGACAAGCTCGTCGAAGAGCGCTACGGGCAGATCGCGAATCACCTCCTCTTTGAACTTCTGAACCATCCAACAGTAACTTATAACCGATTCCGACTCCTGATGACCCGGAGGTTTGTTAAAGGAATTCTGGAGGAGACGGTGGGACGGGAAACTCTGCGCGAAAATAGCCAGCTCAATGCTGCGAAGTGGTTAATCAACGAAATTCTTAAGGACTATCCTCAGGTCCTTCAAGAACGCCGCGAGCCCAGCAAATACACACTTGCCAGCACTCTGAGTgcattgtcttctttgatATCGTCCCTAGGTTCTGCATTCGGCGCTATGGCAGAAGCTTGTCGCGAGGCACTGCTCCAAGTCCTCCCTCATCCCAGCTACACCGTCCAAATTCACGCTGCGCACTGCTTAAGGAACTTTGTTCTTGCTTGCCCACATCAGCTCATATCCTGTGTGACCATCTGCCTGAACAGCCTGAGCAGAGAGATTGGGCAACTTTCTACGCCCCGGCAGGCGCCACGGCGCTGTGTTGGGTACGCCAACGGACTGTCGGCTATGTTGAGTACTTCTCGACTGCAACCGCTCTACGGCTCTGTTGATGTCTTCTCCCGCGTTTTCACTCAGGCGACTGATCTGCTAAAGACCAGCGGCAAATCAGAGCTTCGGGCAGCGAGTACACAGGTGCAGGTGGCATGGATTTTAATCGGAGGTCTGATGCCCCTTGGACCAAGCTTCGTTAAGATTCATCTGTCCCAACTGATGTTACTGTGGAAAAATGCGCTACCCAAGCATCTTGGCAAGGATAATATCGCTCAGCGGGGGTATCTAGAGATGAGTTTTCTTGCACATGTACGGGAATGTGCTTTGGGGTCCCTGTTAGTATTCATGGACTTCAACAGCAAATTGATCACAGCGGATGGTGCGAGAAGAATCGCTGCTATGCTACAGAACACGATAGAAtttctcgatgatcttccGCGGCAGAAGTCTGTTGCAGATCTTTCGCAACGCCTCCAACCTTCATTGCAATTGCATGATCTGACCACAATGGTCCGGCGACGGGTTCTGCAGTGCTTTTCTAAGCTGATTGATGTCCATCCTCTCAGCCACGCCGATGTCATCTCCCAGACTACTCTCTTGAGTCTTTCTATCTCTTCCTTTGCCGACCCAGAATACACCCAACCTGCTCCGCTGGAAAGTTCGATAGCGGCTGCAACCGCTCAGTTTGAGACTCTCTGGGAGCTCTGCGATAATTTTGGATTTGGTGTCACTGGCTTAGCCCGGCAATATATCCGTGCAACACTCTCAGGCAAACAGGACAACGAAAATGGTCCTGCTTGGTCAGCTGTCGATTTATCAGATCAAGATATTGACGATGCA TTGACTTTTCCTATCTGCCAAGCTAGCGAAcatgattctcttcttttatACTCGTCGAGGAGTGAAAGAGACAGTGTTTTGGCTGATCCGCACGCCACGGGGGTCGTCAATGCTGCAATTGAACTGTTCGCTGTTGCTATTCCCTTGTACGCCCCTAAGGTACAGGAAAGTACTATGGAACAGATCGCAACGTTCCTGTCATCCCAGAGTCTTCAGCGCAATCCCGGCCGCAAGGCTGCAATGATCGTCAACATTGCGGTGGCGTTACTTCATGCGCTGAAAATCGCTGCCAAGGACAGTGGCTCAGCATCCGGCAGGCTCAGTCCTGTTACTGAGAAAGTACTGCAGGAGTTGTTGCAG AAATTCGTCGTTGACGCAGATCCAATTGTCCGAACAATAGGTGCTGAAGCACTTGGACGACTCTGTGACGGTGCTGGAAACACACTTATGACTACACAGGTCAATTGGTTGGTCGATACTATTGTTGATAACCGGGAGCCTAATGCCCGCGCTGGCTGTGCAGCAGCCTTGGGATGCATTCACGCACAAGTAGGTGGTATGGCAGCTGGCCTGCACCTTAAGACGATTGTTGGCGTCCTAATGTCACTTTGTAACGATCCCCACCCTGTCGTTCACTTCTGGGCACTTGGGGGTTTAGAAAGAGTAGCCAATTCCGCAGGCTTGACTTTTTCACCGTTTGTTTCCAGCGCGCTCGGGATGCTTGCTCAGCTATACAACGCTGATACTCACAATGAAGAGGCCGCAAGCTTGGCAACATCGAACATCGAAATGACCTTCCTCACTCCGGTGGTAATAAGTCGCTGCGTCGATTCACTGATCAATGTCCTCGGCCCTGATCTTCAAGACATCACCAAAACACGAAACCTGATTCTGACGCTCCTCCGGCAATTTCAACTAGAGGACAATCCCGCTTTAGTCACTGAGAGCTCCAAGTGCTTAGATCACATGTCACTGTATGCGCCGGGATTTGTGGACTTTTCAGGATTTGTGACGCGTCTCCAAAATGAATTATCTGCAGGCAACCCTTTGATGAGGGATGTGGCCATTCGTGCATTGAGTAATCTCATGAAACGAGATGCTACTTCCGTCCTTCGAGCAGCAACGCCAGATCTCGAAGAGCAGATATGGCTTGCATATGATGATACACCTGATAACCTGGTCCTGAAAAATATGATTCTGGACTGGCTACAGCACACCGCCCTTACAGAGACCGAGCAATGGATTCAGCGTTGCCAGAATACGTTGACCAAGACCCGACTGAAAGTAGAGGACATCCCACCAACGTCTGCTGTTAAGACGGCTGTCAATGACATGCCAGACGACGAGGTTGCAGGTTTCGCATATGCAATTGCCGGGGCAGGACAATCGGAGACTGTAAACGAAACTGTTACCGGTCAGGAGCTGTTGAAATGGCAAACTCGCAATTTCGTGATGAGTTGTCTGAGTCAGCTTTTGGCGACAGTCCAGGAGGCTATTTTGCCTGATCAGACAATTCCTGCTGAACTTGCCCTCCAACACAAGGTTGGAGATATTGTCCGGATGGCATTCTCAGCGTCCACCGCAAACGTCGTAGAGCTGAGAGTCTGGGGGCTGAAGATTATCGATCAGGTTCTCAAG ATGTTCGGCAAAACTCCTGATCCAGACTTTGCAGAGGCGTCTCTCCTCGAGCAATACCAAGCCCAGATCGGATCGGCGCTCACTCCCGCGTTTGCTGCTGATTCATCTCCAGAATTGGCATCGGAGGCAATCAACGTCTCTGCGACTTTTATCGCAACTGGTATCGTGACCAATGTAGAACGAATGGGCAGGATCTTGAAGGTCCTGGTTCTCGGGCTGGAAAACTTTTCTAGTAAGTGCAAAGTTGAGGTGTTCCTGAAAGTATGctcaccttctccagaaAATCCTGACACTACGGAATTCGGAGATCTCAAAGGTCTCAATTCCAACGCTAAAGTCATGGTCAAAATGGCTCTTTTCGCCGCTTGGGCACGGCTACAGATCGCAAGCATCGACCAGGACTATCTGAACGAGGTCGTTCAACCTTATCTCGCGACGCTCACCCCGCTGtggctctcttctcttcaagAATATGCTCGGCTTAGATTTGAACCGGACATCTCAGGTAGCTTGGGCACTGGCCCACAAAGTACGAACCTAGACGAGGTGTATGCGGCGCTGAACCGGGAAACACTTTTGAAG TTCTACCAAGATTCCTGGTTGAGCCTAGTCGACGCGATCGCTGGCCTGGTCGAGAAGGATATCGATTTCGTCTTCGATGCCCTGGACGGAAAGACAACGGAACCCAAGGAccgagaggaagaaaaagcgaaCATGCCCAACGGGAAAGCCGTGGACAAGAAACATGATATCAACTACCGTGACGAACCAGTcgcattcttcttcgtcctttTTGGCTTGGCATTCGAAGCTCTGGTTGACCAATCGACAACGCCATCTCAACGCTTAGATATCCTGCAAGCCCTCAAGAGAATTTTGCGGCCAGTCATATCTGGAAATGCAATCTATCAGGATGCCATCTTTTCCGAGACGATGGACACTTTTGACCGGCTCGCCCTTACTGAGGGAACCCCCATCCAGACCGTGATTGTCGAAATAGCACGAAACCTCTCACTGGACCACCCATCAGCAAAGGCTGGGGATGCGCGCAGCGATCATCTTTCTGATGATATCGAGCAGCTTTTTGAGCTCACGCGAAGTATCATCCTTGTTCTGGCTGGGCTGCTACCGAATCTGGGCGAGAACACTTCTGTGGCCCGATTCAACGTGACGTCGGATGACTCCTTGTCGCTGATCCGGTTAGTTCTTTCATCTCTGGTTCAAGTTGCCTCCATCTTTCCCTCCATCATCCGCAATGACCTCAATGCATGTATTTTGCACATCTTCACCACCATTTTGGCGACCGGGCTGTGTCAAGCGGAAGTGGTGCCTCAGGCTCTTCCGACGTTTAAACACTTTATCCATggcatcatccatcccaaGGCCTCCGTGTCAGATGAAGCCCAGGATCTTGCCATCGTCTCTCACCAGTTGCGCGGTTGTCTCACACGCTTCCTTACGACTTTGACGATCGCTCAGCGACGGGAGTCCGAGTCATCCCTACCATGTGCTAAAAACACACTTCTTGCTATTACAATTCTGTTAACAACCGGGGGCCACATCCTGCCTCCTCAAGATCCTGCCATCCCTCGTGTCCTGAATGAGCTCCTAGACTGCCTTCAGGACGTCGGTCTTGCCAATGTTGCTGCAGGCTGTATCCGTTCTATCTTACTTACCTCTACATCAAGATCACCAACCAACGACCTCATTGCCAAGTATCTCCTTCCCCGTCTCATAGCCTTCTTGGTCGGTTGTCCCCTTGACAAAGGGGAGATTCCAAGCGACCCTGAGAACTCAAGGACAGTCATTGCACGTACGCTAGTCTCGTACGCCACCAGCGCTACCTTTGCTGCAAGTGAACTGCCCACAGCATTCTCCATTGTCATGTCCGCGCTTCTCGCACGCGCCAAACGCGAGAGTTACCCGGTCTACAGAGAAACCGCCGCTCATCTACTAGAGCTTGCTCGAGCGGACCAGGCCACGTTCCGAGCTCTCGTAGCCTCGATGAAGCCAGACCAGAAGGGCCTGCTTGAAGAAATTCTTCGAAGTTCAGATCCTGGAACGGGTGCTGGCGCTGGGAGAGCTGAAACAAATGGTGCGCAGTCGGAGGCATCGCAAAGTATGCCGAGTATTGCGCTCAGATTGGATTTCTAA
- a CDS encoding post-initiation translation factor DPC29, with product MASIVSQRLLLPQRCRTRHSVCEICRSFSSRAPLLAGHNRWSQIKHDKAKNDKAKSRERQTIAKEISSATQMWGADPKFNPRLTLALSNAKRAGIPKTVIEAAIARGQGISVTGEALESVTIEAILPHSVAAVIECQTDQKARVLQDLRYAIKDAGGTVTPTTYLFEKKGRIIFEKKDGVNPDDYLDQVIEAGAIDVATDDEDRLVVFTEPTETKSVGETLTKVTGLAIKELDIIWDPNKDTMVELNKDEQVREIEDILSTLREDPSVQDIYLNTSTQF from the exons ATGGCATCGATAGTGAGCCAAAGATTGTTATTACCGCAACGTTGCCGGACGAGGCATTCGGTATGCGAGATTTGTCGGAGTTTCTCCAGCCGCGCCCCCTTGCTCGCCGGTCACAATCGATGGTCGCAGATAAAGCATGACAAGGCGAAGAATGACAAGGCAAAGAGCAGAGAGCGTCAAACAATCGCGAAGGAAATTAGCAGTGCTACGCAGA TGTGGGGAGCCGATCCCAAGTTCAACCCCCGATTAACTCTTGCACTCTCTAATGCGAAACGTGCCGGTATACCGAAGACTGTGATTGAAGCAGCTATTGCCAGAGGCCAGGGAATAAGTGTAACCGGCGAGGCTCTGGAGTCGGTAACGATTGAAGCTATCCTACCCCATTCTGTTGCGGCGGTTATCGAATGCCAGACAGATCAAAAAGCTCGTGTATTACAAGACCTCCGGTATGCTATTAAGGACGCCGGTGGCACTGTTACTCCAACGACATATCTTttcgagaagaagggcagGATCATatttgagaagaaggacGGCGTGAATCCGGATGATTATCTAGACCAGGTCATCGAGGCGGGAGCCATTGATGTAGCGACGGATGATGAAGACCGGCTTGTGGTCTTTACAGAACCAACAGAAACGAAGAGTGTCGGCGAAACGCTCACAAAAGTGACGGGACTCGCTATAAAGGAACTTGACATAATCTGGGATCCGAACAAGGACACTATGGTGGAGTTGAACAAGGACGAGCAAGTCAGGGAAATTGAGGACATTCTGAGTACCCTTCGAGAGGATCCCAGCGTCCAAGATATTTATCTGAACACATCTACCCAATTTTGA
- a CDS encoding Mis6 domain protein, whose translation MSSDQQSSPSGIEPRPSSLQDALEHLEAVAYVPSKKRYTDAGQLAKTIASHAYESGIAPSALERLIHILTRKNLLDQGTITTLIKNLYPIDRISSKVVTQVVCCLGPSKNKPSPATQASLLRWLILVYEFCEDRSHLAKLYAVLFNHLDMISLRKPLCHLLSIITRRKHVKPFRIQALMELVNAAGAEEKELIGLLNVFKNYYPDIIVGDLGALRRRGLVFKHPDPEWTSHAKLLQDRNMEQVQAAQSSSFQVVHRGAAKRGKMEVIVPVLQTSRVSSNRTSLEELRSVDHLIGKLDRIELPNQIISAMADNIAQKYLFLVQPESARLRLDDWLSSFFDEQLEHAQDEERGSSESLGYILSLIVDYVRYTKDIPAPVQSFLRQYLSSWNGRDNKEEVLSLLEYLPVQDFDILRANFLTPLEAAILGSGPFTMTVILDLYSSLIRQWGVKLRSSPSVSAESRPLGHLITHAELLALSILESLSVASNTGNKEPRKPAALSVLEFYCVLANLFSYAPVNGQIRLTIPLAPTVYTLVFTPILSSISIISSVLASYKMSFETSLTSEILQVPGSTNSLYPTELVGQFNGYVMDVCNLVWRNRGLNGDDPNALGCLLPPATTSALTQYIRELNEASRDRKREASFFFNLSSIFSLSYHVALCNMSAGCFADIEEENNITEGKPRLRKPVTQKALSALEKDGGVKLTWQEYRVRMLDWLDATGSRGIGNLMRSTMKALRKD comes from the exons ATGTCGTCCGATCAACAAAGTA GCCCGTCTGGCATAGAGCCCAGGCCAAGTAGCCTGCAGGATGCGCTTGAGCATCTAGAAGCAG TTGCTTATGTGCCTTCGAAGAAGCGATACACTGATGCTGGTCAACTGGCCAAAACAATCGCTTCGCACGCTTATGAAAGCGGCATCGCCCCATCTGCACTTGAGCGATTGATCCACATTTTGACACGAAAAAATCTCCTTGATCAAGGGACAATCACTACCTTGATCAAAAATCTCTATCCGATTGACAGGATCTCTTCCAAGGTTGTCACGCAGGTCGTCTGTTGCCTCGGTCCCAGCAAGAACAAGCCGAGTCCGGCTACGCAGGCTTCCCTGCTGCGATGGCTCATCCTCGTCTACGAGTTCTGCGAGGACAGGTCGCACCTCGCTAAACTTTATGCGGTGCTGTTCAATCACCTTGATATGATCAGTCTCCGCAAGCCGTTATGCCATTTGCTTTCAATAATCACAAGGCGGAAGCACGTCAAGCCATTTAGGATACAAGCTCTTATGGAGCTGGTCAATGCTGCAGGCGcggaagaaaaagagctCATCGGTTTGCTAAACGTCTTCAAAAATTATTATCCAGACATCATTGTGGGGGACCTGGGGGCTTTGAGACGGAGAGGCTTGGTTTTCAAGCATCCCGACCCCGAGTGGACTAGTCACGcaaagcttcttcaagacagaAATATGGAGCAAGTACAAGCGGCACAATCATCAAGTTTTCAAGTAGTTCATCGTGGAGCGGCGAAGAGAGGGAAAATGGAAGTGATCGTTCCTGTTCTCCAGACATCGAGGGTGTCATCCAACCGTACCTCTTTAGAAGAGCTGCGCAGCGTCGACCACTTGATTGGAAAGCTCGACCGCATTGAACTTCCAAATCAGATAATATCCGCAATGGCAGACAACATAGCCCAGAAATATTTATTTTTGGTTCAACCGGAGTCTGCAAGGCTCCGGTTAGATGATTGGCTGAGCAGCTTTTTTGACGAACAGTTGGAGCATGCTCAAGACGAAGAACGAGGCTCGTCAGAATCTCTAGGTTACATCTTAAGTCTCATCGTGGATTATGTGCGCTATACAAAG GATATTCCTGCGCCAGTCCAGTCTTTTCTCAGACAATATCTTTCGTCTTGGAACGGCCGTGATAACAAAGAAGAGGTTCTCAGTCTTCTTGAGTACCTGCCCGTCCAGGACTTTGATATTTTACGAGCCAACTTCCTGACTCCCTTGGAGGCTGCCATACTGGGCAGTGGTCCATTCACTATGACAGTCATTCTTGACCTTTATTCTTCACTTATTCGGCAATGGGGTGTGAAGCTGAGGTCTTCACCTTCAGTCTCTGCAGAATCAAGACCGTTGGGTCACCTAATCACTCATGCGGAACTGCTGGCATTGTCAATACTAGAGAGTCTTTCGGTGGCGTCCAATACCGGCAATAAGGAACCTCGCAAACCGGCCGCCCTATCTGTCCTCGAGTTCTACTGCGTTTTAGCCAACCTATTCTCTTATGCGCCCGTGAATGGCCAGATCCGTCTCACTATTCCTCTAGCTCCGACAGTCTACACTCTCGTTTTTACACCCATTctctccagcatctccatcatcagctCTGTTCTTGCCAGCTACAAAATGTCCTTCGAAACATCTCTGACATCCGAAATTCTTCAAGTACCAGGCTCTACAAATTCGCTGTATCCGACTGAATTGGTGGGCCAGTTCAACGGCTACGTCATGGACGTCTGCAATCTGGTTTGGCGAAATCGAGGGCTCAATGGCGATGATCCAAACGCACTTGGCTGTCTGCTGCCACCTGCTACAACGAGTGCGCTCACACAATACATTCGGGAATTGAACGAGGCATCCCGAGACAGAAAGCGCGAGGCTTCGTTTTTCTTCAACCtgtcttccattttctcTCTTAGTTACCATGTAGCCCTGTGCAACATGTCAGCCGGTTGCTTCGCTGACATagaggaagaaaacaacATCACGGAGGGCAAGCCTAGATTGAGAAAACCCGTGACTCAGAAGGCACTGAGTGCACTTGAGAAAGACGGTGGTGTCAAGTTGACTTGGCAGGAGTACAGGGTGCGTATGCTTGACTGGCTAGACGCCACAGGAAGCCGTGGGATTGGGAACTTGATGCGCAGTACGATGAAAGCTTTACGTAAGGATTGA